A section of the Deinococcus taeanensis genome encodes:
- a CDS encoding rhodanese-related sulfurtransferase translates to MSAASHPAAEPAPAAPFTVAALYQFRAVPDPAALRARLLTVGREAGLCGTLIVAGEGLNGTVAGTRAGIDVLRGALLAEGFDRLEYKESAAASPPFRRFKVRLKREIVTMGVPVEPTSRVGQYVAPEDWNALISAPDVVVIDTRNRYEVKAGTFRGAVDPGIESFREFPAWLDAHEAELRGRRVAMFCTGGIRCEKSTSLLRERGFEDVFHLRGGILQYLEDVPQERSEWDGECFVFDGRVTVGHGLREGAAVMCHSCGWPLGASERQHPLFEEGVSCEHCHARTTPEQKAAFRERQRHYDQQL, encoded by the coding sequence ATGTCTGCCGCGTCTCACCCTGCTGCCGAGCCTGCCCCCGCCGCGCCATTCACGGTGGCGGCCCTGTACCAGTTCCGGGCGGTGCCGGACCCGGCCGCACTGCGCGCGCGGCTGTTGACCGTGGGCCGTGAGGCCGGGCTGTGCGGCACCCTGATCGTGGCGGGCGAGGGACTGAACGGCACGGTGGCCGGCACCCGCGCGGGCATTGACGTGCTGCGCGGCGCGCTGCTCGCTGAGGGTTTCGACCGGCTGGAGTACAAGGAGTCCGCTGCGGCCAGCCCGCCGTTCCGGCGTTTCAAGGTGCGTCTGAAACGCGAGATCGTGACGATGGGCGTGCCGGTCGAACCCACGTCCCGGGTGGGACAGTACGTGGCGCCGGAAGACTGGAACGCCTTGATCAGCGCGCCGGACGTCGTGGTGATCGACACCCGCAACCGGTACGAGGTGAAGGCCGGGACCTTCCGCGGGGCGGTGGATCCGGGGATCGAGTCGTTCCGCGAGTTCCCGGCGTGGCTGGACGCGCACGAGGCGGAGCTGCGCGGCCGGCGCGTGGCGATGTTCTGCACCGGCGGGATCCGCTGCGAGAAAAGCACCAGCCTGCTGCGCGAGCGGGGCTTCGAGGACGTGTTTCACCTCAGGGGCGGCATTCTGCAGTACCTGGAGGACGTGCCGCAGGAGCGCAGCGAGTGGGACGGGGAGTGCTTCGTCTTTGACGGCCGCGTGACGGTCGGTCACGGACTGCGGGAGGGCGCAGCGGTGATGTGCCACTCGTGCGGCTGGCCGCTGGGCGCCTCGGAGCGGCAGCATCCGCTGTTCGAGGAGGGCGTCAGCTGCGAACACTGCCACGCCCGCACCACCCCCGAACAGAAGGCCGCGTTCCGGGAGCGGCAGCGGCACTACGACCAGCAGCTATGA
- a CDS encoding translocation/assembly module TamB domain-containing protein has translation MTSDPPLANDHGPVNAEGPAAPPPPDGPGVGRRPGPGRRGWWLLALVGALLLTLVFLPALVGGAVLARFGASAGLTADRVSGPLWAPHLSGVTLNAPGVKGEAGTLSVSVAGVNPITRTLRLNVQATDATVALKLKDLIGGPGGSGGGTGWKVTLGSVAVRNTRVNVDGTGVNVPDGRFSVTPGRAGRLAVRGATPDGDLNADVTLGEKNGANVFTMDLNADARVLNHYWPGVTAGRITGRYVLGDGPVRGDLRVQDGALRVPEAKFVTVTGVTGTATHRGDNVRLQLTGRGWNGPVTARGNVDLKAQNWQVTADAAPTVSGLARALGTTGQGDLKLRVTAGGWSTVRVKAYAQGAGTLGGVGVSNANVEYTYLNRDGAVAGQTNDLAFSADTALGGAVQKLAGRWAIGRGGRATLAGTFGQKALDVAASIDAQSVVRFTGQGLGGPLRGSYALSGSRLDAVLNPTYGAARARVALSGTAEDLRARVTGGEAGPFALAGTAVLDRRGLRADLGRARLNLDRSFKGTWEARTLQGAGVTLSGQGRVDLIGGDVTGTLSAAVPGLRDTLSGTLNLNYTRQSGTFTAGAQQLSWSGDAFGVRARNLPVSGDLSVTGDVTVTTGLKVFGSLRAAGRGVVLSAEGNGITAQLRGVSNGVTVRADTDLRAPYRVSARVQGADIRGELSMNQGVQFTLNTAGATARGVVNGQSVKAAGRVNLGALRPLLPTLGLGGTLDLNLTGRGGTADVNARVAGAAVRGTLTRQPGAGTPVTAKLQVASGDVQARVSGQVFPDVRAAGQVQVQGQTLALTVSGPYGALSAAATGRTGPLSFGGVTLPAQTVNLRGTVTPALSATGTWGELSVAYDGPSGLVRVRGAQTLTAFGQAGRVQGRATWGPGRGGAFRGAVDARGVLDQYTVALQGPWNKLNLLVTDAEGLRAQGAAALPSGRYDVDVSGPLGGGLFVDGNVQGTGLEPRGEITVRDRQGGRARVTLAGFDNLNVQASGLTLAGQRLQGTLNARGGVLNGTLNAGPFLIRAENGALRVAGTVAGQAVTASGRLTLPATLENLNLQVAGPYFTAVAGGSVANLRGTLRLNAQAFGSGPARLSVPAQVFPLSGSLTGARITVGGLTYLGGTWSGAQGLRYALGGRAGTVQLAGQGTSALLALPAGPLTGRVSVLPALGGTLSTALSPFAASLPEAVRTQLIPGQLNAALGPDSVTLFTSGTRYLGDPVRLDARAAWGTTLRVQGTLTHPGSRVPVAYSAAGLTVRGAVLDARVLEPVVPGVRGRVSLNLNVPELNASRASGRADVNVRAAGQAAQGQVSLARGQLSARLRSTLGGAALSVRGTLYPQANAAVTFDDLRATLTGRAGPTTRDTLTLRVAGTYARQPVNVTVTGTALTGGSAGITADGSAAGAALNVGLTQGRGVGLPAWAVRGSASAADLRPLLGSPGRATATLAGTLADVRASVSGEVAGVNFRAPARYVSGTLRLDGAQATLAQGAVRASGTVLPNLNLSAKATLTDLLPGSYTAQLRGALSKPDVTFQGVLASGPAGLRATGSRVMGRLLARDYRVTFSGAPLAGEVRGRLGANALGGLQRAALTLNTAYVSGDTDLRLRGPVGWNARTGFTGALRVVGDVPGGPLDALLDGQSGTLNVAAVLGTGVREARITGRLPASLPFRPGGTLSLAAFDVGALWGRPEQLRVTGTATLGGPGWAALNAAFAGQLQDSGGELGGALNARYAAGDIRVNLSGPRVSADGRLQGGRYALALRADPLRAARLLPATLDVDALTVGGTLDAAGTLAGGLDRLEVRNLAVKGQQEQAGPFSLYGTLGYLPAGDVLSADLSGSLRDGVLSARGALPGGLRVTARNLSTQYLNAASLGQGTLGADVTLTGRAADPALAGRVTLLTTQVDAAAAVSGRASDPALNARVSLRGPARGTLYVEASNLNLAAGTVQARLYGAVTSGTTRADVDLRGVWPRLSGQVRATAGLTGPVLVTGNGQGGYTLRAGPLGQGTLTLTPGTNLIPTLGGTLRVTPLPLAGGSGVANVQATLGGTLLSPTLAGTLTTRGASLGGVTLEDLSGSLTGTLAGLSGTFTQGGRTVAALKSQGVTLDRLGARAASSTLEVSGTANLNGTAALTIDAQGTLAGRMQATYGARALTLRGNLSGPQGLRGALDLTADQLGGWRGTARVTGGPAGLLTRPAALSVSGPFGAPLVQGEAGLLGAGARIVATARGVQLRLVDGPQAQGSGVLEARPGAGGTWRLLGAASLTRPEGSLSVTPGGTLDDPQAQLSVRRGEWRASGTVGLRAADLNVSDGLVDGRLRWQAGQLAANLPGLNLGRLGISGLSGLLTANGTLNTGSQDGRVTFEARELDTPYEVPALGVALKGAVTGAVTLRAGRPSVQATVTLSAGTLTLNAQQSPETWTGQLTGRLVRESGALSVDIRAGADGLTGTLGAARYPLDLAGQVLTLDGTVTLAGQTFRADLRGGNNMGAATVTASGGIADLLPVLDGPLAVQATGEGYTARATLDDLDIRDLKVAPALAGRISGEATLRDGGGTFVLRSANLSVGPRTLPARLEGTQVGGDWRIRGFLGESDFTAGLSGGEVFGQGALRGLPVGALVAAFTGAAPGEGVVTGVVRFRFPMADPPAGTVNVVAERIRVSATSGEGAAAVTETLTGSGTLEFAARELRSVNIQLSGAGTWDVRGQYTRERVDLNARFTNTTFTPVLQLVPGLLDLQPSLKGTLVLSAAGTYDRPRGLLRAENLQGAMAGLSLRVPQFAGDLPDSGAFTAGGRVMTGGTVGTDGTVNLRGQLTLGRLSDTRATFTGLLAPQALGALPNTAVTVSQQPDGRWLVDAQSRSVSASSGAGSLVLSGTLSPRWDLSLSARNYNLPLAVIYGRESALNADLRAVDDGSVIRVTGAADFVRLVLGRVNAPATIPAPGQSSTDPGTGRTTDNYVSPLPEQFTTFPQPEQQAGERPARPFLQRLVFEDIPITATNGIRIDENLVRAEFTGNLVLAGSGDRPRLAGSVRSQRGFVYLRENEFTLQTSTVTFSGDNLFPKFEVRANGTVQAATTRQRVPVTLELGGEFVTRPDGTTALELDTTLRCTTEGASCADPSTGLPYGEAELYALVATGVPNLATLPSNLAALGSSALQTALNVFVLGELERTIATAFGLDVFRLTPQLSVKDGTLGATITLGSYLTRDLYLQYQVNLNGEGLLNAEYSTPDNRFTFRVTTPLKGLNLQSIRPTFSAGYNVNERTNVNFGVENGERGVVLRFGIRYLFGR, from the coding sequence GTGACCTCAGACCCACCGCTGGCCAACGACCACGGGCCTGTGAACGCGGAAGGACCCGCCGCTCCGCCCCCCCCGGACGGCCCAGGTGTGGGGCGCCGTCCGGGTCCAGGCCGGCGGGGCTGGTGGCTGCTGGCCCTGGTGGGCGCGCTGCTGCTGACGCTCGTGTTTCTGCCAGCGCTGGTCGGCGGCGCCGTCCTGGCACGTTTCGGCGCGTCGGCCGGACTGACGGCGGACCGGGTGAGTGGACCGCTGTGGGCGCCGCACCTGAGCGGCGTGACCCTGAACGCCCCAGGCGTGAAGGGCGAAGCAGGGACGCTGAGTGTCAGCGTGGCGGGCGTGAACCCCATCACCCGGACCCTGCGCCTGAACGTGCAGGCCACAGACGCCACCGTGGCCCTGAAACTCAAGGACCTCATCGGCGGACCGGGCGGCAGCGGCGGTGGAACCGGCTGGAAGGTCACGCTGGGCAGCGTGGCCGTACGGAACACGCGCGTGAACGTGGACGGCACCGGCGTGAACGTCCCTGACGGCCGCTTCAGCGTCACGCCCGGGCGCGCGGGCCGGCTGGCAGTGCGGGGCGCCACCCCCGACGGGGACCTGAACGCAGACGTGACGTTGGGTGAAAAGAACGGTGCAAACGTGTTTACCATGGACCTGAACGCAGACGCCCGGGTCCTGAACCACTACTGGCCGGGGGTAACGGCGGGCCGCATCACGGGCCGGTACGTGCTGGGCGACGGCCCGGTGCGTGGAGACCTGCGCGTGCAGGACGGGGCGCTGCGCGTGCCCGAGGCGAAGTTCGTGACCGTCACCGGCGTGACCGGCACGGCCACGCACCGTGGCGATAACGTTCGACTGCAACTGACCGGGCGCGGCTGGAACGGCCCGGTGACCGCGCGGGGCAACGTGGACCTGAAGGCGCAGAACTGGCAGGTGACGGCCGACGCCGCTCCCACCGTGTCCGGGCTGGCGCGCGCGCTGGGGACGACCGGACAGGGCGACCTGAAGCTGCGGGTCACGGCGGGCGGCTGGAGTACGGTTCGCGTGAAAGCGTACGCGCAGGGGGCCGGAACGCTGGGCGGTGTGGGGGTCAGCAACGCGAACGTGGAGTACACGTACCTGAACCGCGACGGGGCCGTGGCCGGCCAGACGAACGACCTGGCGTTCAGTGCCGACACGGCCCTGGGCGGCGCGGTGCAGAAGCTCGCGGGCCGCTGGGCGATCGGGCGGGGGGGCCGCGCCACACTGGCCGGCACCTTCGGGCAGAAGGCGCTGGACGTGGCGGCCAGCATCGACGCGCAGAGCGTCGTCCGGTTCACCGGTCAGGGCCTGGGCGGCCCGCTGCGCGGCTCCTACGCGCTCAGCGGGTCGCGGCTCGATGCCGTTCTGAATCCCACCTACGGCGCGGCGCGGGCGCGCGTGGCACTTTCGGGCACCGCCGAGGACCTGCGGGCGCGCGTTACCGGCGGTGAGGCCGGGCCGTTCGCCCTGGCCGGCACCGCAGTGCTGGACCGCCGCGGCCTGCGCGCCGACCTGGGCCGCGCCCGGTTGAATCTCGACCGCAGCTTCAAGGGCACCTGGGAAGCCCGCACGCTGCAAGGCGCGGGCGTCACCCTGAGCGGCCAGGGCCGCGTGGACCTGATCGGCGGGGACGTGACCGGAACGCTCAGCGCCGCCGTCCCAGGCCTGCGTGACACCCTGAGCGGCACCCTCAACCTGAATTACACCCGCCAGAGCGGGACCTTCACGGCGGGCGCCCAGCAGCTTTCCTGGAGCGGGGACGCGTTCGGCGTGCGCGCCCGGAATCTCCCGGTGTCTGGCGACCTGAGTGTCACGGGCGACGTGACGGTCACGACCGGCCTGAAGGTGTTCGGGTCCCTGCGCGCAGCCGGGCGGGGTGTGGTGCTCAGCGCGGAAGGCAACGGCATCACCGCGCAGCTGCGTGGCGTGTCGAACGGCGTGACGGTCCGTGCCGACACGGACCTGCGCGCTCCGTACCGCGTGTCGGCCCGCGTGCAGGGAGCGGACATCCGCGGGGAACTGAGCATGAACCAGGGCGTGCAGTTCACCCTGAACACGGCCGGCGCCACCGCGCGTGGCGTGGTGAACGGTCAGTCGGTCAAGGCCGCGGGCCGCGTGAACCTCGGCGCGCTGAGACCCCTGCTGCCCACCCTGGGGCTGGGCGGCACGCTGGACCTGAACCTGACCGGTCGCGGCGGCACGGCCGACGTGAACGCGCGCGTGGCCGGCGCCGCCGTCCGCGGTACCCTGACGCGGCAGCCGGGGGCAGGCACCCCCGTCACGGCGAAGCTGCAGGTGGCGTCGGGTGACGTGCAGGCGCGCGTATCAGGCCAGGTGTTCCCGGACGTCCGCGCGGCCGGGCAGGTCCAGGTGCAGGGCCAGACCCTGGCGCTGACCGTCAGCGGCCCGTACGGCGCGCTGAGCGCCGCAGCCACCGGCCGGACCGGGCCCCTCTCGTTCGGCGGGGTGACCCTTCCCGCACAGACCGTAAACCTGCGGGGTACCGTCACCCCGGCCCTCAGCGCGACCGGCACCTGGGGAGAGCTGAGCGTGGCGTACGACGGACCCAGCGGACTGGTGAGGGTCCGCGGCGCACAGACCCTCACGGCGTTCGGGCAGGCGGGCCGCGTTCAGGGCCGCGCCACCTGGGGTCCCGGGCGGGGCGGCGCGTTCCGCGGCGCCGTGGACGCGCGCGGTGTGCTCGACCAGTACACCGTGGCGCTGCAGGGCCCCTGGAACAAGCTGAACCTGCTGGTCACGGACGCCGAGGGCCTGCGCGCCCAGGGCGCCGCGGCGCTTCCCAGCGGCCGCTACGACGTGGACGTCAGCGGCCCGCTGGGGGGCGGGCTGTTCGTGGACGGCAACGTGCAGGGCACCGGGCTCGAACCGCGCGGGGAGATTACCGTCCGCGACCGGCAGGGCGGCCGGGCGCGCGTGACCCTCGCGGGCTTCGACAACCTGAACGTGCAGGCAAGCGGCCTGACGCTCGCCGGGCAGCGGCTGCAGGGCACCCTGAATGCCCGTGGGGGCGTACTGAACGGCACGCTGAACGCCGGACCCTTCCTGATCCGTGCGGAGAACGGCGCGCTGCGCGTTGCCGGAACGGTGGCCGGGCAGGCCGTGACGGCGTCGGGGCGTCTGACGCTGCCGGCCACGCTGGAGAACCTGAACCTGCAGGTGGCCGGTCCCTACTTCACAGCTGTGGCGGGCGGCAGCGTGGCGAACCTGCGGGGGACGCTGCGCCTGAACGCACAGGCGTTCGGTAGCGGGCCGGCGCGCCTGAGCGTACCGGCGCAGGTGTTCCCGCTGAGTGGCTCGCTCACTGGCGCGCGGATCACCGTCGGCGGCCTGACCTACCTGGGCGGCACCTGGAGCGGCGCGCAGGGCCTGCGGTACGCACTCGGTGGCCGCGCAGGCACGGTGCAACTGGCCGGGCAGGGCACGTCTGCGCTGCTCGCGCTGCCCGCCGGGCCGCTCACTGGGCGGGTCTCGGTGCTGCCAGCGCTCGGCGGTACGCTCAGCACGGCGCTCTCTCCGTTCGCCGCCAGTCTGCCTGAGGCGGTACGGACGCAGCTCATCCCGGGGCAGCTGAATGCGGCGCTCGGGCCGGACAGCGTGACGCTGTTTACCAGCGGCACCCGTTACCTCGGTGACCCGGTCAGGCTCGACGCCCGGGCCGCGTGGGGCACCACGCTGCGCGTGCAGGGAACCCTCACGCATCCTGGCTCCCGCGTGCCGGTGGCCTACAGCGCCGCTGGCCTCACGGTGCGCGGCGCCGTACTGGACGCCCGCGTGCTCGAGCCCGTCGTACCGGGCGTGCGGGGGCGCGTGAGCCTGAACCTGAACGTGCCGGAACTGAACGCCTCGCGCGCCAGTGGCCGCGCGGACGTGAATGTGCGCGCCGCCGGACAGGCGGCGCAGGGCCAGGTGAGCCTCGCGCGCGGTCAGCTCAGCGCGAGGCTGCGCAGCACGCTGGGCGGCGCGGCGCTGAGCGTGCGGGGAACGCTGTACCCGCAGGCGAACGCCGCCGTCACCTTCGACGACCTGCGCGCCACCCTGACCGGCCGCGCCGGACCGACGACGCGGGACACGCTGACGCTGCGCGTGGCCGGCACGTACGCGCGCCAGCCCGTGAACGTCACGGTGACCGGGACCGCCCTGACCGGGGGATCGGCGGGCATTACCGCAGACGGCAGCGCGGCCGGCGCCGCCCTGAACGTGGGGCTCACGCAGGGGCGCGGTGTGGGCCTGCCGGCCTGGGCGGTCCGCGGCAGCGCCAGCGCCGCGGACCTGCGCCCCCTGCTGGGTTCCCCCGGCCGCGCCACAGCGACGCTGGCCGGCACGCTGGCCGACGTGCGCGCCAGCGTCAGCGGCGAGGTGGCCGGCGTGAACTTCCGCGCTCCGGCCCGGTACGTCAGCGGCACGCTCCGCCTGGACGGCGCGCAGGCCACGCTAGCACAGGGCGCCGTGAGGGCCAGCGGAACGGTGCTGCCCAACCTGAACCTGAGTGCCAAGGCCACACTGACGGACCTGCTGCCCGGTTCGTACACCGCGCAGCTGCGCGGCGCACTGAGCAAACCGGACGTCACCTTCCAGGGCGTGCTCGCCAGTGGACCGGCCGGCCTGCGCGCCACCGGCTCACGCGTCATGGGCCGCCTGCTGGCCCGTGACTACCGCGTGACGTTCAGCGGCGCGCCGCTGGCAGGTGAGGTGCGCGGCCGGCTGGGCGCCAACGCGCTGGGCGGCCTGCAACGCGCGGCCCTGACCCTGAACACGGCTTACGTGAGTGGCGACACGGACCTGCGGCTGCGCGGCCCGGTCGGCTGGAACGCCCGGACGGGTTTCACGGGGGCGCTGCGTGTGGTGGGCGACGTGCCCGGCGGACCGCTGGACGCACTGCTGGACGGCCAGAGTGGCACTCTGAACGTGGCCGCCGTGCTGGGGACCGGTGTGCGGGAGGCGCGGATCACGGGCCGCCTGCCGGCCTCACTGCCCTTCCGGCCGGGCGGCACGCTGTCGCTGGCGGCGTTCGACGTGGGCGCCCTGTGGGGTCGCCCGGAGCAGCTGCGCGTGACCGGAACCGCCACGCTGGGCGGGCCTGGCTGGGCGGCCCTGAACGCGGCGTTCGCCGGGCAGCTGCAGGATTCGGGCGGCGAACTGGGCGGCGCCCTGAACGCCCGCTACGCCGCCGGGGACATCCGGGTGAACCTCAGCGGACCGCGGGTCAGCGCCGACGGCCGCCTGCAGGGCGGGCGGTATGCGTTGGCCCTGCGGGCTGACCCGCTGCGCGCCGCCCGCCTGCTGCCCGCCACGCTGGACGTGGACGCGCTGACCGTGGGCGGCACCCTGGACGCCGCCGGGACCCTTGCGGGGGGCCTGGACCGTCTGGAGGTCCGGAATCTTGCTGTGAAGGGACAGCAGGAGCAGGCCGGGCCGTTCAGCCTGTACGGTACCCTGGGGTACCTGCCCGCAGGCGACGTGCTGAGCGCCGACCTGAGCGGCAGTCTGCGTGACGGTGTGCTCAGCGCGCGCGGCGCTCTGCCCGGCGGCCTGCGGGTGACGGCCCGGAACCTCAGCACGCAGTACCTGAACGCCGCGTCCCTGGGCCAGGGCACGCTGGGCGCCGACGTGACCCTCACGGGCCGGGCGGCCGATCCGGCGCTGGCGGGGCGGGTGACGCTCCTCACCACCCAGGTGGACGCCGCGGCCGCCGTGTCCGGCAGGGCGTCGGACCCGGCCCTGAACGCCCGCGTGTCCCTGCGTGGCCCGGCGCGCGGCACGCTGTACGTCGAGGCGAGCAACCTGAACCTCGCGGCGGGCACTGTGCAGGCCCGGCTGTACGGCGCGGTCACGAGCGGCACCACCCGCGCGGATGTGGACCTGCGCGGCGTGTGGCCGCGCCTGTCCGGGCAGGTGCGGGCCACGGCCGGCCTGACCGGGCCGGTGCTCGTGACCGGCAACGGGCAAGGCGGGTACACGCTGCGCGCGGGGCCGCTGGGGCAGGGCACCCTGACCCTCACGCCCGGCACGAACCTGATCCCCACCCTGGGCGGCACCCTGAGGGTCACGCCCCTCCCGCTGGCCGGGGGAAGCGGCGTGGCGAACGTGCAGGCCACGCTGGGCGGCACGCTGCTCTCCCCCACCCTGGCCGGAACACTGACCACGCGCGGCGCCTCTCTCGGCGGCGTGACCCTGGAGGACCTGAGCGGGAGCCTGACCGGCACGCTGGCCGGTCTGAGCGGCACCTTCACGCAGGGGGGCCGCACGGTCGCCGCCCTGAAGAGTCAGGGGGTCACGCTGGACCGCCTGGGCGCACGCGCGGCCAGCAGCACCCTGGAGGTCAGCGGCACCGCGAACCTGAACGGCACGGCGGCCCTGACCATTGACGCGCAGGGCACCCTGGCGGGGCGCATGCAGGCCACGTACGGCGCGCGCGCCCTGACGCTGCGTGGGAATCTCAGCGGTCCGCAGGGCCTGCGGGGCGCGCTGGACCTCACCGCCGACCAGCTGGGCGGCTGGCGCGGCACGGCGCGCGTCACGGGCGGCCCCGCCGGGCTGCTGACCCGGCCGGCCGCGCTGAGCGTGTCCGGTCCGTTCGGCGCGCCGCTGGTGCAGGGCGAGGCTGGACTCCTGGGCGCCGGCGCGCGCATCGTCGCCACCGCGCGCGGCGTGCAACTGCGGCTGGTGGACGGCCCGCAGGCGCAGGGCAGCGGCGTGCTGGAAGCCCGGCCCGGCGCAGGCGGCACGTGGCGCCTGCTGGGCGCAGCCAGCCTGACCCGCCCGGAGGGGTCGCTGAGCGTCACGCCGGGCGGCACCCTGGATGATCCGCAGGCGCAGCTCAGCGTGCGCCGCGGCGAGTGGCGGGCCAGCGGCACGGTCGGCCTGCGCGCCGCGGACCTGAACGTCTCCGACGGTCTGGTGGACGGCCGCCTGCGCTGGCAGGCGGGGCAGCTGGCGGCGAACCTGCCGGGACTGAACCTGGGCCGGCTGGGCATCAGCGGCCTCTCAGGCCTCCTGACCGCCAACGGCACCCTGAATACCGGGAGTCAGGACGGCCGCGTGACGTTCGAAGCGCGTGAGCTCGACACTCCCTACGAGGTCCCGGCGCTAGGGGTCGCCCTCAAGGGCGCCGTGACTGGCGCGGTGACCCTGCGGGCCGGACGCCCCAGCGTGCAGGCCACGGTCACCCTGAGCGCCGGTACGCTGACGCTGAACGCCCAGCAGAGCCCGGAGACCTGGACCGGTCAGCTGACCGGCCGCCTGGTCCGTGAGTCCGGTGCCCTGAGTGTTGATATCCGCGCCGGCGCGGACGGGCTCACCGGTACGCTGGGCGCCGCCCGCTATCCGCTGGACCTGGCCGGGCAGGTCCTGACCCTGGACGGCACCGTCACCCTGGCCGGTCAGACCTTCCGCGCGGACCTGCGCGGCGGAAACAACATGGGCGCTGCCACCGTGACCGCCTCGGGCGGCATCGCGGACCTGCTGCCCGTGCTGGACGGCCCGCTGGCCGTTCAGGCGACGGGAGAGGGCTACACGGCCCGCGCCACCCTGGACGACCTGGACATCCGGGACCTGAAGGTGGCGCCGGCCCTGGCGGGCCGGATCAGCGGCGAGGCGACGCTGCGCGACGGGGGCGGCACGTTCGTGCTGCGCTCCGCGAATCTCAGTGTGGGCCCCAGAACCCTGCCTGCACGCCTCGAGGGCACGCAGGTGGGCGGCGACTGGCGTATCCGCGGCTTCCTGGGCGAGTCGGACTTCACGGCTGGCCTGAGCGGCGGGGAAGTATTCGGACAGGGCGCCCTGCGCGGGCTGCCGGTGGGCGCGCTCGTGGCGGCATTTACTGGCGCCGCGCCGGGCGAGGGCGTGGTGACGGGCGTGGTCCGTTTCCGCTTCCCGATGGCGGATCCGCCTGCCGGGACGGTGAATGTGGTGGCCGAACGCATCCGCGTCAGTGCCACGAGCGGGGAGGGGGCCGCCGCTGTGACCGAAACCCTCACGGGCAGCGGCACCCTGGAGTTCGCGGCGCGGGAACTGCGCAGCGTGAACATCCAGCTGAGCGGCGCCGGCACCTGGGACGTGCGTGGGCAGTACACCCGCGAACGGGTGGATCTGAACGCCCGGTTCACGAACACGACCTTCACGCCGGTGCTGCAGCTCGTGCCGGGTCTGCTTGACCTGCAACCCAGCCTGAAAGGCACCCTGGTGCTGTCTGCGGCCGGCACGTACGACCGCCCGCGCGGGCTGCTGCGCGCCGAGAACCTTCAGGGGGCCATGGCCGGTCTGAGCCTCCGGGTTCCCCAGTTCGCGGGGGACCTGCCGGACAGTGGCGCGTTCACGGCGGGCGGGCGGGTGATGACGGGCGGCACGGTCGGGACGGACGGCACGGTGAACCTGCGCGGTCAGCTCACCCTGGGCCGCCTGAGCGACACGCGCGCAACCTTCACGGGGCTGCTGGCGCCGCAGGCCCTCGGCGCGCTGCCCAACACCGCCGTCACGGTCAGCCAGCAGCCGGACGGCCGCTGGCTGGTGGACGCGCAGAGCCGCAGCGTCAGTGCCAGCAGTGGCGCGGGCAGCCTCGTGCTGAGCGGCACGCTCTCACCCCGCTGGGACCTGAGCCTCAGCGCCCGCAACTACAACCTCCCGCTGGCGGTGATCTACGGCCGTGAAAGCGCGCTGAACGCCGACCTGCGCGCCGTGGACGACGGCAGCGTGATCCGGGTGACCGGTGCGGCCGACTTCGTGCGGCTGGTGCTGGGCCGCGTGAACGCCCCGGCGACCATTCCTGCGCCCGGACAGAGCAGCACGGACCCCGGCACGGGCCGCACCACCGACAACTACGTGAGTCCGCTGCCGGAGCAGTTCACGACCTTCCCGCAGCCTGAACAGCAGGCCGGCGAGCGCCCGGCGCGGCCGTTCCTGCAGCGGCTGGTGTTCGAGGACATTCCCATCACGGCAACGAACGGCATCCGCATCGATGAGAACCTGGTGCGCGCAGAGTTCACCGGGAACCTGGTTCTGGCGGGCAGCGGGGACCGGCCGCGTCTGGCCGGCAGTGTCCGCTCGCAGCGCGGCTTCGTGTACCTGCGCGAGAACGAGTTCACGCTGCAGACGAGCACCGTCACCTTCAGCGGCGACAACCTCTTCCCGAAATTCGAGGTGCGGGCCAATGGCACCGTTCAGGCCGCCACCACGCGCCAGCGGGTGCCGGTGACCCTGGAACTCGGTGGGGAGTTCGTGACCCGCCCTGACGGCACGACCGCGCTGGAACTGGACACCACGCTGCGCTGCACTACCGAGGGCGCCAGCTGCGCTGACCCGTCCACGGGCCTGCCGTACGGCGAGGCGGAACTGTACGCGCTGGTGGCCACCGGAGTCCCGAACCTCGCCACGCTGCCCAGCAACCTGGCGGCGCTGGGCAGCAGCGCCCTGCAGACGGCCCTGAACGTGTTCGTGCTGGGTGAACTGGAGCGCACTATTGCCACGGCGTTCGGCCTGGACGTGTTCCGCCTGACGCCGCAGCTGTCGGTGAAGGACGGAACGCTGGGCGCCACAATCACGCTGGGGTCGTACCTGACGCGCGACCTGTACCTGCAGTATCAGGTGAACCTGAACGGCGAGGGGCTGCTGAACGCGGAGTACAGTACTCCCGACAACCGGTTCACGTTCCGCGTGACCACGCCGCTCAAGGGCCTGAACCTGCAGTCGATCCGGCCGACATTCAGCGCCGGGTACAACGTGAATGAGCGCACGAACGTGAACTTTGGCGTGGAGAACGGGGAGCGGGGTGTGGTGCTGCGCTTCGGGATCCGGTACCTGTTCGGCCGGTAG
- a CDS encoding DUF305 domain-containing protein, with protein sequence MTHRAALGVGAAALLAQPRPATPAPGSAEVHFVQGMAVHHAQATQMSALVLQAAQDRPARSLALDIQLRQEEQGRQRAAWRRHWEAPEGRMPGSAETLFLRLIRRRQEALTMAASLRDRAPTRRSGCWRGRCWPRRPGKSVR encoded by the coding sequence ATGACACACCGCGCGGCGCTGGGTGTGGGGGCCGCCGCGCTGCTGGCCCAGCCGCGCCCCGCAACCCCGGCTCCAGGGAGTGCGGAGGTGCACTTCGTGCAGGGGATGGCGGTGCACCACGCGCAGGCGACCCAGATGAGTGCCCTTGTGCTGCAGGCCGCGCAGGACCGCCCGGCACGGTCACTGGCCCTGGACATTCAGCTGCGGCAGGAGGAGCAGGGACGGCAACGGGCGGCGTGGCGGCGTCACTGGGAAGCGCCTGAAGGGCGTATGCCCGGCTCAGCTGAGACACTATTCCTGCGCCTGATCCGCCGCCGCCAGGAAGCGCTGACGATGGCCGCGTCCCTGCGGGACAGAGCGCCCACCCGCAGGTCAGGCTGCTGGCGCGGCAGGTGCTGGCCACGCAGGCCAGGGAAATCCGTTCGCTGA